In Deinococcus aerius, the following proteins share a genomic window:
- the mnmA gene encoding tRNA 2-thiouridine(34) synthase MnmA, whose translation MSGERVLCAMSGGVDSSVTAALLKDAGYTVIGAMMRFWPDGKRVDTFDTCCSPDAAYEARRVAEQVGVPFYLLDYREQFQRHIVGPFLDEYARGRTPNPCVNCNTKVKFDELVKKARMLGCRYVATGHYVKRVEREDGSVEFHRGDDPRKDQTYFLWGTPRDALPYILFPVGEMEKPRVREIAAEKGLLTARKPESQNICFVPGKVQDYVAEHLPQSQGFIREIRTGEVVGEHLGTQFYTLGQKKGLGLYQTHRVRHVVHLDPGTNTVWVGDYEDCLWAGLKAEGANYLLDLAELPREVEVQVRYRTKPVRATVIHADEQGFELRFEEPQFAVAPGQSAVLYAGTRLLGGGLIADHARELPVLAEA comes from the coding sequence ATGAGTGGCGAACGGGTGCTGTGCGCAATGTCGGGCGGGGTGGATTCCAGCGTCACGGCGGCACTGCTGAAAGACGCGGGCTACACGGTCATCGGCGCGATGATGCGCTTCTGGCCCGACGGCAAGCGCGTGGACACCTTCGACACCTGCTGCTCGCCCGACGCCGCCTACGAGGCCCGCCGGGTGGCCGAGCAGGTCGGGGTGCCCTTCTACCTGCTGGACTACCGCGAGCAGTTCCAGCGCCACATCGTCGGCCCGTTTCTGGACGAGTACGCCCGGGGCCGCACGCCCAATCCCTGCGTGAACTGCAACACCAAGGTCAAGTTCGACGAACTCGTGAAAAAGGCGCGGATGCTGGGCTGCCGCTACGTGGCGACCGGGCACTACGTCAAGCGGGTGGAGCGGGAGGATGGGTCGGTCGAGTTCCACCGGGGCGACGACCCCCGCAAGGACCAGACCTACTTCCTGTGGGGGACGCCCAGGGACGCGCTGCCCTACATCCTCTTCCCGGTGGGCGAGATGGAGAAGCCCCGGGTGCGCGAGATCGCCGCCGAGAAGGGCCTGCTGACTGCCCGCAAGCCGGAAAGCCAGAACATCTGCTTCGTGCCCGGCAAGGTGCAGGACTACGTGGCCGAGCATCTGCCGCAGTCCCAGGGCTTTATCCGCGAGATTCGGACGGGCGAGGTCGTCGGCGAGCACCTGGGCACCCAGTTCTACACGCTGGGCCAGAAAAAGGGCCTGGGCCTGTACCAGACGCACCGCGTCCGCCACGTCGTCCACCTCGACCCGGGGACGAATACCGTCTGGGTCGGCGACTACGAGGACTGCCTGTGGGCTGGGCTGAAGGCCGAGGGGGCGAACTACCTCCTCGACCTCGCCGAGCTGCCGCGCGAGGTCGAGGTGCAGGTGCGCTACCGAACGAAGCCGGTGCGGGCCACCGTTATTCACGCCGACGAGCAGGGCTTCGAGCTGAGGTTCGAGGAGCCGCAGTTCGCCGTCGCGCCGGGTCAGAGCGCGGTGTTGTACGCCGGGACGCGGCTGTTGGGCGGGGGACTGATTGCGGACCACGCGCGGGAACTGCCTGTCTTGGCCGAGGCCTAG
- a CDS encoding HD domain-containing phosphohydrolase: MTSAGPSLHLLRDLQASRPYLRLLKAMPVMLWTADDAGVWHHVNRRWAEYTGLTDGLGGFGFEAALHPDDVAPTVARWRQSIESGEPYAIEYRIRGRGGEYRWFLIRGVRVVDEAGQGIAWVGTCTDIEAQKRAEQEALAAREAALRALGLALEARDRETQGHTDRVTAEATRLGRALGLGPEGLGELGFVPPAALELVRHHHERWDGGGYPDGLAGENIPLLARLFAVVDVYDALLSERPYKRAWTREEALAELRAQAGHQLDPRVVAAFLGLLGG; this comes from the coding sequence ATGACCTCCGCCGGACCCTCGCTGCATCTCCTGCGTGACCTCCAGGCGTCGCGCCCCTACCTGCGCCTGCTGAAGGCGATGCCGGTGATGCTGTGGACCGCCGACGACGCCGGGGTCTGGCACCACGTCAACCGGCGCTGGGCGGAGTACACGGGCCTGACGGACGGCCTGGGGGGCTTCGGCTTCGAGGCGGCCCTGCACCCGGACGACGTGGCCCCCACCGTGGCGCGCTGGCGGCAGTCCATCGAGAGCGGCGAGCCCTACGCCATCGAGTACCGGATTCGGGGGCGCGGCGGCGAGTACCGCTGGTTCCTGATCCGGGGCGTGCGGGTCGTGGACGAGGCGGGGCAGGGGATCGCCTGGGTGGGCACCTGCACCGACATCGAGGCCCAGAAGCGGGCCGAGCAGGAGGCGCTGGCGGCGCGCGAGGCCGCCCTGCGGGCCCTGGGGCTGGCGCTGGAGGCCCGCGACCGCGAGACCCAGGGCCACACCGACCGGGTGACGGCGGAGGCGACCCGTCTGGGGCGGGCGCTGGGGCTGGGCCCCGAGGGGCTGGGCGAGCTGGGCTTCGTGCCGCCCGCCGCGCTCGAACTCGTGCGCCACCACCACGAACGCTGGGACGGCGGCGGCTACCCCGACGGCCTGGCGGGCGAGAACATCCCCCTGCTGGCGCGGCTCTTCGCCGTGGTAGACGTATATGACGCCCTGCTCAGCGAGCGCCCCTACAAGCGGGCCTGGACCCGCGAGGAGGCGCTGGCGGAGCTGCGCGCCCAGGCGGGGCACCAACTCGACCCCCGGGTGGTCGCGGCGTTCCTGGGGCTGCTGGGGGGCTAG
- a CDS encoding S1C family serine protease, translated as MPRALILTVLLSLTSPLAAAQSTAAAPASTLPAAEQATVNVINRTLGSVLYITATMPSTAQGTFSSPIFADPGAQGEQDSGSGFFVNAQGYALTNYHVVEGATRLTVNLRDSKQDFTARVVGTAPDYDLALIRVQGVPAGLIRPLPLGNSDTLKVGQTTIALGAPFGLQFSATTGIVSALERTIPTGVRQIPQNAIQTDAAINPGNSGGPLLDSAGRVIGINTLIFSPSGAATGIGQNAGVGFAIPINVAKRLLPQLQAGKTIVGPVIGVTLAPFELTDLTEQVRQQYKLPRTGALVSRVEAGGPAARAGVKGGTAQVTTPIGPVYFGGDVITAVNGQAVETSADLREYLFGRKAGERVTLKINRAGKTLTLPVTLAPGTPPPGTR; from the coding sequence GTGCCCAGAGCGTTGATCCTGACCGTGCTGCTGTCCCTCACCTCGCCCCTCGCCGCCGCGCAGTCCACTGCGGCAGCTCCCGCCTCCACCCTCCCGGCGGCCGAACAGGCCACCGTCAACGTCATCAACCGGACGCTGGGCAGCGTGCTGTACATCACCGCGACGATGCCCAGCACCGCCCAGGGCACCTTTTCCAGCCCCATCTTCGCCGACCCCGGGGCGCAGGGCGAGCAGGACAGCGGCAGCGGCTTTTTCGTGAACGCGCAGGGTTACGCCCTCACGAACTACCACGTGGTCGAGGGGGCCACCCGCCTCACCGTGAACCTGCGCGACAGCAAGCAGGACTTCACGGCCCGGGTCGTGGGGACCGCCCCCGACTACGACCTCGCGCTCATCCGGGTGCAGGGGGTGCCCGCGGGGCTGATCCGCCCGCTGCCGCTGGGCAACAGCGACACGCTGAAGGTGGGGCAGACGACCATCGCGCTGGGGGCGCCCTTCGGCCTGCAATTCAGCGCGACCACCGGCATCGTGTCCGCCCTGGAGCGCACCATTCCCACCGGTGTCCGGCAGATCCCCCAGAACGCCATCCAGACCGACGCGGCGATCAACCCTGGCAACAGCGGGGGGCCGCTGCTCGACTCGGCGGGGCGGGTGATCGGGATCAACACGCTGATCTTCTCGCCCAGCGGCGCCGCGACCGGGATCGGCCAGAACGCGGGCGTCGGGTTTGCCATCCCCATCAACGTCGCCAAGCGGCTGCTGCCGCAGCTCCAGGCCGGAAAAACGATTGTGGGTCCGGTGATCGGGGTCACGCTCGCCCCCTTTGAACTCACCGACCTGACCGAGCAGGTGCGCCAGCAGTACAAGTTGCCCCGCACGGGCGCCCTGGTCTCCCGGGTGGAGGCGGGCGGCCCCGCCGCGCGGGCGGGCGTCAAGGGCGGCACGGCGCAGGTCACGACCCCCATCGGGCCGGTCTATTTCGGCGGCGACGTGATCACGGCGGTCAACGGTCAGGCGGTCGAAACGTCGGCGGACCTCCGCGAGTACCTCTTCGGCCGGAAGGCCGGGGAGCGCGTGACCCTCAAGATCAACCGGGCGGGCAAGACCCTCACCCTGCCCGTCACCCTCGCGCCCGGCACGCCCCCGCCCGGCACCCGCTGA
- the lysA gene encoding diaminopimelate decarboxylase gives MIPRAQLLAAADRFGTPLYVYDAAELDAALERVRAAFGDARVFYAMKANPNLTLLRRMQAAGVGFECVSAGEIARAEQVGAGGDGVLVNGPAKSVEEYAAGARLGATFIVDRAEEVGLLPPGSRALVRVNPALSVSTHDHLATGAAGSKFGVTPGQVPGVLAALGKAGHDARGLHVHIGSAIRNAADFSAAFARLAELHGQTGDLEVLDVGGGWGVDADLPGIAREARAAASVFGAALWVEPGRYLVARAGTLLTRAVGTKRTGRNFLLTDAGMTELLRPMLYGAQHPVTALWDGEAREVWDVAGPACESGDLLARDVALPEPAPGALLAVGEAGAYGASMSSTYLTRPRPAEALWDGQEWTLIRRRETPQDVWAAEVEVVGS, from the coding sequence GTGATTCCGCGCGCCCAGCTCCTCGCCGCCGCCGACCGCTTCGGCACGCCCCTCTACGTCTATGATGCCGCCGAGTTGGACGCGGCGCTGGAGAGGGTGCGCGCCGCGTTCGGGGACGCCCGGGTCTTCTACGCCATGAAGGCGAACCCCAACCTGACGCTGCTGCGGCGGATGCAGGCGGCGGGCGTGGGCTTCGAATGCGTGAGCGCCGGGGAAATCGCGCGGGCCGAGCAGGTGGGGGCGGGCGGCGACGGGGTGCTCGTGAATGGTCCCGCCAAGTCGGTGGAGGAATACGCGGCGGGGGCACGGCTGGGCGCGACCTTCATCGTGGACCGGGCGGAGGAGGTGGGGCTGTTGCCGCCCGGCTCGCGGGCGCTCGTGCGGGTGAACCCGGCCCTCAGCGTCAGCACGCACGACCACCTCGCCACGGGGGCGGCGGGGAGCAAGTTCGGGGTTACGCCGGGGCAGGTGCCGGGGGTGCTGGCGGCGTTGGGGAAGGCTGGGCACGACGCCCGCGGCCTGCACGTCCACATCGGGAGCGCAATTCGGAATGCGGCGGACTTCAGCGCGGCCTTCGCGCGGCTGGCCGAGCTTCACGGGCAGACGGGCGACCTGGAGGTGCTCGACGTGGGCGGCGGCTGGGGGGTGGACGCCGACCTCCCCGGCATCGCCCGGGAGGCGCGGGCGGCGGCCTCCGTCTTCGGGGCGGCGCTGTGGGTCGAGCCGGGGCGGTATCTGGTCGCGCGGGCGGGGACGCTGCTCACCCGGGCGGTCGGCACCAAGCGCACGGGCCGGAACTTCCTGCTCACCGACGCGGGCATGACCGAGTTGCTGCGGCCCATGCTGTACGGCGCCCAGCACCCCGTCACGGCATTGTGGGACGGCGAGGCGCGGGAGGTCTGGGACGTGGCCGGGCCCGCCTGCGAGAGTGGCGACCTCCTCGCGCGGGACGTGGCGCTGCCCGAGCCCGCCCCCGGCGCCCTCCTGGCCGTCGGGGAGGCCGGGGCTTACGGCGCGAGCATGAGCAGCACGTACCTCACCCGCCCCCGCCCCGCCGAGGCGCTGTGGGACGGGCAGGAGTGGACGCTGATTCGCCGCCGCGAGACGCCACAGGACGTGTGGGCGGCGGAGGTGGAAGTGGTGGGTTCGTGA